The Conger conger chromosome 15, fConCon1.1, whole genome shotgun sequence genome contains a region encoding:
- the LOC133111155 gene encoding cadherin-8-like isoform X2 yields MFRRQRQEMYYLPIVVKDNGNPPMSSTNTLTIRVCGCSKEGIVQSCNVEAYVLPIGLSMGALIAILACIILLLVIVVLFVTLRRHKNEPLIIKDDEDVRENIIRYDDEGGGEEDTEAFDIATLQNPDGINGYLPRKDIKPDLQFMPRQGQHSGPNGVDVDEFINVRLHEADNDPTAPPYDSIQIYGYEGRGSVAGSLSSLETSSSDSDQNYDYLREWGPRFRRLGELYAVGESDKET; encoded by the exons ATGTTCCGGCGGCAAAGGCAGGAGATGTACTACCTGCCCATTGTCGTCAAGGACAATGGAAACCCACCTATGAGCAGCACCAACACCCTGACCATTCGGGTGTGTGGCTGCAGCAAAGAGGGCATCGTCCAATCCTGCAACGTGGAAGCTTACGTTCTGCCAATTGGACTCAGCATGGGAGCCTTAATAGCTATCCTCGCATGCATCATCTTACTATTAG TCATTGTCGTCCTGTTCGTGACGCTTCGGAGACACAAAAACGAGCCTCTGATAATCAAAGATGATGAGGATGTCCGAGAGAACATCATCCGCTACGATGATGAGGGCGGCGGCGAGGAGGACACGGAGGCCTTTGACATCGCCACGCTCCAGAACCCCGACGGCATCAACGGCTACCTTCCACGGAAAGACATCAAGCCAGACCTGCAGTTCATGCCCAGGCAAGGCCAGCACTCTGGCCCCAACGGTGTGGATGTGGACGAGTTCATCAACGTGAGGCTTCATGAGGCGGACAATGACCCCACAGCACCCCCGTATGACTCCATCCAGATATATGGCTACGAAGGGCGGGGCTCTGTGGCTGGCTCATTAAGCTCCCTAGAAACATCATCCTCAGATTCGGACCAGAACTATGACTACCTCAGAGAGTGGGGTCCACGTTTCAGAAGACTGGGGGAGCTCTATGCGGTGGGCGAGAGTGACAAAGAGACTTGA